One Caldalkalibacillus thermarum genomic region harbors:
- a CDS encoding ribbon-helix-helix protein, CopG family, with amino-acid sequence MSLKITFRLTDEDAELVALFKNVRSSGRSEMIRRMLKFAYRKAVEEDKINQQLERLEQVLSDINGRLLDVEKKLAEGVVVSQIQHQQEQEMKRQTSVRESAEALLQSFGMDLD; translated from the coding sequence ATGTCCCTCAAAATCACTTTCAGACTGACGGACGAAGATGCGGAATTGGTTGCCCTGTTTAAGAACGTGCGTTCATCGGGACGTAGCGAAATGATCCGCCGGATGCTGAAATTTGCTTACAGGAAGGCCGTGGAAGAGGACAAGATCAACCAACAGCTTGAGCGTTTGGAACAGGTTTTGTCCGACATCAACGGGCGTCTGTTGGATGTGGAGAAAAAACTTGCAGAGGGGGTGGTGGTCAGTCAGATACAGCATCAACAGGAGCAGGAGATGAAACGCCAGACATCAGTCAGGGAAAGTGCGGAAGCTTTGCTTCAGTCTTTTGGAATGGACTTGGACTGA
- a CDS encoding ParM/StbA family protein, with amino-acid sequence MTIVSVDLGYGYVKAVSTSGKKVLFPSLVGAGHDRSLAGLFGSQGQDISECHVRVNGQEFFLGELAKKESKNSVRIFEQDRYRHEHTKLMMNAAIQLVTPPEQQVVRLVTGLPLDFYKQQAKEVKRTLEGVYPELEWVSGPLGRATRRISVEQCIVFPQGAGAVMSALYSDQLAPNYPQLVEEGAKVGLIDIGFRTTDFIVVEIQKNGSFKPKPELSGTIDVQGVVNLHRDILRAFKQKTGGSDLSEEYIDRIIRTGMIRYRGQPVRFDDTIESSLVHTSTKIADGVKESWNNVLDLLDMIFVAGGGGELYFPYLKKMLSNQLELVPDSQFANALGYLKLGRAIWQTEKRENAM; translated from the coding sequence TTGACAATTGTATCAGTAGACTTGGGTTATGGGTATGTGAAGGCCGTATCGACAAGTGGAAAGAAGGTATTATTTCCCTCGCTGGTGGGAGCCGGTCATGACCGCTCACTGGCGGGGCTTTTTGGTTCTCAGGGGCAGGATATTTCAGAGTGTCACGTCCGTGTAAACGGGCAGGAGTTTTTCTTGGGTGAGTTGGCCAAAAAGGAATCCAAAAACAGTGTGCGTATATTTGAACAGGATCGTTACCGTCATGAACATACCAAACTGATGATGAATGCGGCCATACAGTTGGTCACACCGCCGGAACAACAGGTCGTGCGTCTGGTGACGGGATTGCCGCTGGACTTTTACAAACAGCAGGCTAAAGAGGTCAAGCGCACCTTGGAAGGCGTCTATCCCGAACTGGAATGGGTGTCCGGGCCTTTGGGCAGGGCGACAAGGCGGATCAGTGTGGAACAGTGCATTGTTTTTCCACAGGGAGCCGGAGCGGTGATGAGTGCGTTGTATTCTGACCAGCTTGCTCCCAATTATCCGCAATTGGTGGAAGAAGGAGCCAAGGTGGGACTGATTGACATTGGCTTCAGAACAACCGATTTCATTGTCGTGGAGATACAGAAAAACGGTTCTTTCAAGCCCAAACCGGAGTTATCCGGCACGATTGACGTGCAGGGTGTGGTCAACCTGCACAGGGACATTCTGCGGGCTTTCAAGCAGAAAACGGGCGGGTCTGATCTGTCTGAGGAATACATTGACCGCATCATTCGGACAGGAATGATCCGTTACCGTGGCCAGCCCGTCCGTTTTGACGACACCATTGAATCAAGTCTTGTCCATACGTCCACCAAAATAGCGGACGGGGTTAAGGAATCGTGGAACAATGTACTGGACTTGCTCGACATGATCTTTGTGGCTGGTGGTGGAGGGGAATTGTATTTCCCATATCTTAAGAAGATGCTGAGCAATCAGTTGGAACTTGTCCCGGACAGCCAGTTTGCCAATGCCTTGGGTTATCTGAAACTTGGCCGTGCCATCTGGCAGACTGAGAAAAGAGAAAATGCCATGTAA